Below is a window of Aedes aegypti strain LVP_AGWG unplaced genomic scaffold, AaegL5.0 Primary Assembly AGWG_AaegL5_hic_scaff_771_PBJ_arrow, whole genome shotgun sequence DNA.
TTGCAGTAAGActaattcaattttcaacttgtTATTTTACTATGTCGTACTCGATAACAAACAGGTCGAGTCGTTATTCTGCTCCCTTTCTCCCTGACATTTCTCAACCTATCTTCGGGTGCTGTCATTCTGTCGCGGTGACATTTTGCGGCAGTGctggaaaagatcctggaccgaccgggaatcgaacccagacaccttcagcatggctttgctttgtagccgcggactctaaccacttggctaaggaaggccccactgCCACTGTGCAGACTGCAAATTAGCCAGTCTTTTTTTCGCTTTGTTTGTCTCACTGAATGTTCACGGCCAGTACAAGGCAATTGTCGACACAACTATCAGCGGCTATGTTAGTAATCATTTCCGGCCAGCTTCCTGGGAAGTCAACGCATTCTTCTTCGACGAAAATACTGGCATGGTGGCAGCGAAGGATGATCtaccatttttttaaacatttctgatttttttcaatggttttcaCTTGAGACACAGACAAAAAAAAGTCGGAATGATACGACTCTTTGATTGAAAAGAAAAACTTGCTATAATGGGTTTTAATTACGGAAATGATTGAATAACGCGATGAGATGATGAAACCAAACTGAAcaaaatacaattttattttgaataactCTCAAGAGTAGCGTGATTCACTACATATGCAGGGCAAAAAAATAATCGTGAATAAGCATGTGTTGGCGCGTTAAcccgtggccaactccggtcgggtcggggTGGACTGTATTTCGGGGCGGATGAAAGGAAACACATCACTACTTCACACACTACACTTTATTCTCTGCACTTATTCGTTGGCTAACTATTTCTTCTCGTGGGTTTTCTGcacgttccgtacggaacagcATGGTAAAgcataaaatataataattcgGGGAACAATTTTTAAGCATCCTCATCATTGAATAAGTAATATATCGTACACTAACTAGTATATTCGTTTTTCTTCGTGTAAGCGCTACCAGCCCTTCGAATGATTTTCTTTGTCGTCCAAGGCATTTAATTTGATTCTGTTTAACTATTCCAGCGGACTTTATGGAAGCGGCACATTTCGGAGGCGGCGAGGAAGATGGAGAGGATCGTGGCAGGGATCGTAAAACAGTAATCGAGGAAATGATTGCCGAGTCGAAGCGCCGCAAAGCGGAAAAACAACGCGAAAATGACGAAGTGTACGAAATGACACAAAAACTAGATCAAAACTGGCAGAGTCTCATGTCAGTTGTTGGAGACCATATGAAGGGGGACAGCGTTCGGCCACAGCTGGACGATTACGACAAAATTATGCGGGAAATGATCTTCGAACGAAGAGGAGCTCCGGCAGACAAGCTGAAATCAGAGGAAGAGCTAGCCAACATCGAGAaacagaagctagaaaagctggAACGAGAAAGATTGGCAAGAATGAAGGGGGATGATGTGGAAGCTAAGGGGAATCATCGGTCGGCGGATGATTTGGACGATGGATATTTGTTGCAGCCGATTGATGGTAACGAAGAAGCATCTTACAATGAAGCAGATGTAGACGCCGAAGATGGACTCTACAATCCACGCCAAATTAGTGAAGAAGGCAAGGAAGATAAGGCCGACGTGGAAGATGAGTCGGATGATGAAGACTCGGAGGCTGGATCAGAAGATGAAGTATCTGAAGATGAATCAGAAGACGGCGTCGACAATCTTTCTGACCTCAAAGAAGATTCCGAGAGTGAAGAGGAAGTTGCGGCCACAGAAATGAATAAACAATCGAAACAGCCAGATCCGGAGACTCAAGCGGCCAAGCAAGCTCGGGAAAAAGCAGAAGCCGAGTTGCCATTTACATTTGAGCTGCCTCGAAAGTACGAACAGTTGGAAGAACTACTGCAGCGACGATCATCGGCAGAACAACTCGTCATCCTTGATAGAATGGTTAAGTCAAACAATGCAAAGTTTTCTcgcgaaaacaaacaaaaaatggtGTCGCTTTATGCATTTTTGCTTCAACATCTAAACGACCTTTTCGCAGCTGTCGGACTGGAATCGCTTCATGACAATTTCCGCCTTCTGGATGGCCTGTCACCGTTTCTCTACGATCTTGCCAAGATAAACCCAACGGAAACGTCCCAATGTTTCTTGGATGTAATCAAAGAAAAACAGGAAGAGTATCGTAAAAAACCTCGACTGTATCCTCATTTGGATAGCCTGATTTTCCTTAAACTAGTCCCCGTATTGTTCTCTGCATCGGATTTCCGCCATCCCGTTGTAACTCCAGCGCTTGTGTTCATCAGTCAGCTTCTGTCCAGGTGCCAGGTGCGAAATCGGAAAGATGTCACCTCCGGTCTGTTCCTCGTTATGACGGTTCTCGAATGCGTCGAACAGTCCAAACGGTTCCTCCCAGCAGCGATAAACTTCCTAAACGGAGTCCTGTATCTATGCTTTCGGAAACGTTCGATCACCGTAGTTCCAGTGGTGCCACCATTCAAATCGTCTGCGCCGTTGAATAATTTGCTAGCTCTGGACGAGAGTACCAAAAACTGCGACGAAAAGGAATACGCCCTACACTGTGAGGATTTCTTCATTGAAGATGTAGACGATTCATTCAAGTTACGAACGTTGAGCGCAGCTCTGGAGATGATCGCTAGATCCTTCCGGCAGTTGCGCGATACTTCAGGTAGGTCATTCATTACTGTCAATAATTAATCACTAATTTAATTGCGCTTCCTATcaccagagtctatgaatggagagttgcgcgaagaatgaaaccaaatctacctatcgaactgtcaaactgtctacctacctatcgagcagaccagcaaaacagataggggctgttttcgaagacgaagaagaacaaccattcaaagaagtctcttcgcgcaactctccattcatagactctgcctATCACCATTGGTGAACTTACATTTGTACGCCCCTTGGTCAACGTCAAAGTTTATCTTTTTTGTTATTACTATACAAGCTAACGTTCAACACACTAGACGATCCCAAAaggattatttttgaatttgtatgGCGATTACATTAACAGGGTGTCTAATACCTGGAAAAcatggaaaacctggaattctcagggaattttatccaacctggaaaaaacctggaatgcTCAGGGAATTTTGACTACACTcagggaaataattttgaaacagtaaTTCATGGTTGAATATGTCCACGATAAACTATTTCGAAACTAGCACACtctatttaatataaaaaaaattcggcAGCGCCgcttaaaaatgttacttgaaTGATTCAGTTCATTAATAAACCTGGACGTTTTTTTGTGAAATGCTTTCAAATAATTCACCATATATTTATTGTAATGTACTAAAATTATCGATTATTCGTAGTTCcggaaaaaaatatctgttgCAGGTTATGAATCTGcatgattaaaattttcaaaggtaGCAGTAATATTGCACAGCTTAACAAAGATAACATTTCtgcgtgtctcaaagatcaCATCATGTGCCTAGTAAATTTGGGGTTGGTGAATTAGAAGTTGATTTCGATAATGTTCCAACACATTACATTTTTGAACTACAGGTcctcaaagttgtataaaatggTGTTTTTAATGTTGAAAGTTAAACTATGATTGGTATATAGTGATCTAACTCACCAATAATCATCAGAATAGAATTATGTAGGATTCAATTTGGTTTGAATGCACGAATAAATGTTgaagaaatcgattttttcaacatgccgcCATCGTCACACAAAATTATTCGTTCCTATATATGGCAAGATACCATACTTTTCTAATACATCaacaaataacttttgagctttGAAAGTATCATGAAATtgtgttaaaaaatattctctAACACATTAACTTTGAATTCTTTAGTAAGTtgactgtactgcccataactgcataacagtcacattcgacatttttgacaaattggagttaataccatcgagagtcatcaaatgataaatactttcgatcaactttatgaaatctgtgagattgttctagaaaattcgaaaaaaataccaagttgttttgtcacattggtaattataaccgcataacagtcacattgagattataaatgagcctcgtaatgtaatagcaatgaaatttctatcagaattattttctgactatttcTCCAGAATgagatatgagttgtacaaaatatcagcctcaaataagcacttttgagttcctagtattttctttgaaattttagtttcctcccatactgcaataaaatgcacacttgatATTCCATTtattcaatgcctacttttgtcgaatgttataaatatgcagttatgggcagtgtagtcgTTAAACAATGCCTTTCAACACCCAATACCTACctcaaaaaaatagaaaatatttttgaaaacggtcaAGGTTTCAGTAACTCTAATTTAAGTAATGAttgaaacaaagaaaatgttccgcagtgtaattgatTAATGTAAAAGATTGACACATACACTAGTAAAATTAATACTTTTAATGGTACTTCTGTTCTGACCAGACTAGCTGTTTAGAGCCCGCTCTCAGAATATTTTTAAGCATTCCTGTTTTTCGTAGAAATTCtaatgaaatacaaaaaaaaaacaacattttatgCCTTTGCAGAGTTGGTAGGAGGTCTGTTTTTAAGATACTTGGTGTCTATTTCAATacaagttttgaaaaagtttctatttttggaggaagatctctaaagtttttgttttttgaactaaatggtctctaaagtcactatATTCATTATATCGCTTGCAgttaatcctgatgcaaaattatacACAGTAACATTCAGAGACTATAATGAGACTATTCAACAGGCtcatctagatttttttctcagatccctcgaggaaaagcttcaagaaatatcccagtaattccaagagatttgatCTGGAATGCTTTCAAAGATGTTCTCTAAAATTTTGTATAGAGTTCTCTCTACCAATTatcccagaaattcatccagcgtTTTTTCgaaggatgcttagaagaatttctccaggttaTGCTCCCGTAAAatcttcatttatttcattgatttattttttcaaaaactatcgcAAACTATGCACTAATTCTTTAATCGATTCCTCCAGTTGTTGCTCtaaagatttttccaaagatatgTAGATACATATCTTCAAGAAAACTCACAAAGATTTATTccatagttttgaaaaaaatcgcttagaaatttttccaaggaacCCCACAAAAATTCCTACGCTttttcatgtgaaatcctttagAGTTCATCCATGGTTACTTCCAGGAATCGCTCCAAAAGTTTCTTGAGGAGGAAATTTATTAGGAAGGAAAGGTTTCCCAATAAACTCGATCGTCGATTTATCATAATGCTCctatcaaggatggaaaaaaatcagctctaacgacaaacaacacggtatctGAATGATCcaagagggccgtcgctcttgcagcaacatgatttcaacacctcaccacgcgcgttgatcatagatatatcgagcatccgatgaactgtttgtcgtaggacaaagggtttgtcggatattgtaacatgttgcgattaatgcgaatcaattcaaaattcacggataaactCTCTCACATACCACGCACGATTGCCTCTCAGATGATAAACGACAAGCTAGGAGACAAatcgtggagtgcaatcagaaaaatcctccaaaattatgactttgattcgcgaacaattgatcgtcagctcacaggccgagcgattcatttttcgcggagcggagtttgttgtgatggcttgacgactaagggtttgtcgttgttgctatgatcgcatgataaagaacaaccacgatgcatcatttgtgttatcatgatcactagatttccatccttggctcctatagatttttttctaggagcttcttcagcatttcatccaaacgTTTTCCAATGAATTTCTTGAATAACATACCCTTGGAATCTTCTAAAGTTTATTTAAGGTTCTACGCCAGTTAACACCACTGCAAATTTTCCAGTAATTACTCCCAGCAGTCTTACACAAActtctttggaaatttcttcCGACGTAATTCAAGGAATTATAATTCAGAAAATCCTACGGGATAAgctattcgattgatttttgtttttaatatcttAACAATTGATCTAGGAAATCTGTTGTGAAACGAGCAGAATTGAAAATGCATCGGTCGGACCGGCTAGCAACATAAAAACGCCACAAATAGCTTAAATCATTgtgcaatttttttattcagcaTACTGTTCATCATCACCCTTATCTGCCTTCTATTCCCTAACTCTGACTTGCTTTCTTCTTCATTCCATTAATTTTCTTATACTAGTGGTACTCACGAAACACTTCTTGGGTACACCCTTGTTTCCTACTGAATATCTGCATCCTGCACCTCTTGCCTCACACCGACTCGTCAACGCAACTGTCCGGGTGCCGATCACCGGCGAACTGAAGTCTGCGCCTAGCTTCTACGGCACGCTTCGCTCTCTGTATACGGCCACAGAAGCGGGATTGGCGCCTACTGATGGTGAATGGTCTTGACGTTCCTGAGCGTCCCTTGCTCTTACGCTTAAACGGTTCGCTGCCGTGATCCACTCCCTGCGTCCGATTGCACACAGTCGTCCGATCTGAATGCACTCCGAGAGCTTTGAAGCTGTAATAATAAAAAGAAAAGCCCTGGCACGTTCCTCCAGTTAGCATCGTCGCAAGTCATCAAATTCGAATGAAGCTACTCACTTCCAGTGGAAGGCTTTTCTATCCTGTACAACTCTCGCAGACGGCCGATGGCCAGTCTAGCTTTTACTGAGATAGATGGATCTGTAAGGAGAGCACTTCGTTAATCCTTCTGCAGGCTTTTGCGATGGAAATGACTTACGAAGGTGATTACCGCCAATTTCGGTGGTCGTGAGTCAGCGCAATTGGAGCCGATACTGTCTAGTGCCGTCGTCGGCGAGCCTTCCGTGCTGGTATCTCTCTGTAGGTGCTAGTTGCAGTTAAGCTGATTCAGACCGTCCAACAGCTCGGGGACCGAAGTGCGTGCTTTGAAATAAAGGAAAACGTCACTGATGACTGGTTCTTTCCGGAGCTGCTGGTGGCTTTTTTTCACCTCGGAGTCAATGATTCCGTCCGTGGCACAGTATTTtgatcggccgaaatcgtgaacttaattctgtagcacctttaaacgtgattttttcggaatggtgtcttcggacgaaaattttctaaaaatatagcacatatattgacggtaaatgttagttcgcaacttcgccacgggcggcgctgcgaaaatattttttttaatgacgatctttaaatatgatgtctttggcaaagttgtagatatttcaaatacaaacaactttgccaaagacacctagtgtgtattcagccgcatttccaaaatacgggagtattttataAACGACCCCCTTAAACTAGTTTTTCtcgtttattttgaaaatacgaagtttccggtagcaacaatgttctacaaaattatgtaaacagtcaaaattaATCATTCTCTAGGAGACACTGGGTTTCTAAAGATCAAagaaaagcagttataaccgtttaagtgcaaaaatcagtcatttttggggtccaTGTATTTATTCGGTtggcagctggtggcagatgaaaccaagtaggattcaaaatacatcattagtagttgtaaatgtcgatagtgtcattagtatccacgtttatcccttttacttagaggaagtttcatcaatgactcttattaccctgaAGTACTTAGTTATGtgatgggtagagggctatgtgactccaaacttcttctttttcttcttcttgacacattcttcatcTTTATACACACACTCAATAGGTTCCAAATACTTTTATGAAGAGAGTTCCCAATTAGTCTTTACAAAATGACTCGCCATACAACTTTTTTTCGCTTgcagttttagctatttttcgtaCATGGACACTACAGTAAGTGCAAGTTATGCATATTTGGTGAAATATTCTGCTGAGAAAAGAATAAATCATTGAATCACTATTCTGTGAATCAAAACAGTGTTTAAATGTTAACGCAATTCTTATGGTTGCAACACTCATTTACAAAATGATCTGATATTGAGGCACTTGcttgattttgaatttgatacaTCACTTAATTTGCTACTCACCGCATCGTCCTTGCACGTGTCATGTAGTAAACACTAGCCTGCTAGTTTATCTTTTTGGTCATTTAGTGCTATTATTCGACCAATTAAGCGTGTCAGCTGTATAATTCTAGCACGCAGAACGAATTAatgtgctatttggttacttgggatgtacgAAAAAACGCAAAAATCTCAAGTGAAAAATAGTTGTAGGGCGAGCCATTTCGTAAAGCGTCTTTTCAGgagattgagaactttcttcaaaaatgtatttggaaCCTATTGATTGTGCATAAtgatgaagaatgtgtcaagAAGAAGCAAAAGAAGACGTATGGAGCCACATAGCCCTCTATCCATTATATAACTAAGTACTACAGagtaataagagtcattgacgatacttcctctaagtaaaaggggtactcgtggatactaatgacactatcgacatttacaactactaatgatgtattttgaatcctACTTGGTTTCATCTGCTACCAGCTGTTACTATTCATATTTATTTGCAATTATAATTTTCACAGTGTAACTTTGGTTGAATTTTTTTGAACGTGTTGCATAGTTTTTACTGTGGGGCTTGTAGACGGATACGATTACCTCTGGCAACACTTTGTCGCGAGAAATAAATCACTTGTAAAAACGATTTCGATCAATACAGACGCGTTGAAAATACAGTCCGTTGAAGTTTTTGATTTGATCGCGGAATCCGAGAAAACATTGGTCCGTATCGAGGCGGATGTGCCGCGTTAAATTATAGAAATGGAATTTGATCGGTCGTCGTGCTAGTGATTTTGATTCctgtctctggaagaattcaggaAATCGAAAAGCCAGCCAAAGCGGCTGAGTTTTTTTGTGAAGTGTTGTTAGCAGGCGATCGAAAAACTGACGAAAGGCTGCCATGTTGAATGGCTGGAAGTAGTTGCGCGTTCGCTGTGAATTGAGTCTTTCGATGAAAACGGTGCTGAAAACTTG
It encodes the following:
- the LOC110681378 gene encoding nucleolar protein 14 homolog, with protein sequence MFKSFEDNMVKAKKNHIDSDALLKKKSLQGVKKPNPFEIQTSKAKFTILNRDSQPNRRFAGIPGVQRARAIEKRKQTLGQEFLLKNKSNRFTDQRKDGRNMSRDQMATERKSAATRRKELYNLNDTVKLTHRGQTLEEIERFDDAVDNDDDSDDDGGQLEADFMEAAHFGGGEEDGEDRGRDRKTVIEEMIAESKRRKAEKQRENDEVYEMTQKLDQNWQSLMSVVGDHMKGDSVRPQLDDYDKIMREMIFERRGAPADKLKSEEELANIEKQKLEKLERERLARMKGDDVEAKGNHRSADDLDDGYLLQPIDGNEEASYNEADVDAEDGLYNPRQISEEGKEDKADVEDESDDEDSEAGSEDEVSEDESEDGVDNLSDLKEDSESEEEVAATEMNKQSKQPDPETQAAKQAREKAEAELPFTFELPRKYEQLEELLQRRSSAEQLVILDRMVKSNNAKFSRENKQKMVSLYAFLLQHLNDLFAAVGLESLHDNFRLLDGLSPFLYDLAKINPTETSQCFLDVIKEKQEEYRKKPRLYPHLDSLIFLKLVPVLFSASDFRHPVVTPALVFISQLLSRCQVRNRKDVTSGLFLVMTVLECVEQSKRFLPAAINFLNGVLYLCFRKRSITVVPVVPPFKSSAPLNNLLALDESTKNCDEKEYALHCEDFFIEDVDDSFKLRTLSAALEMIARSFRQLRDTSAVHQLSIEVIRSLERLDEELLPAVLKVSLNETLNTVKALHLRPLLFLLATEQKPKPLRLLEPKIEAVYDDIRRRPKNQQLSDRDKRRKLQQKVKKESRAAAREIRQDNEFIAKLQFKQRAASDRERREKVKRIFSDATTQQGELKSLDRKAKYKK